From a region of the Sporosarcina ureilytica genome:
- a CDS encoding DUF6897 domain-containing protein — protein MNKIIRNLVHEVVRIKSSGTHSITGTLIDVGDDIIVLFNGKEFMYISIDHIQNFDVDRDILDDIESPTGFPSIIAQDTNKDLSLEEVVTQAIGTFVEIYVTGDQPLYGHITSVMNDYFVFQSPVYQTMYISLHHLKWLIPYTQIKKPYGLDNYPIPVQANKELLASAFDAQVEKFKNKIVVFNISGNKSYLGKLNDFEDQIIEIQTVKTHPIYLNFKHIKTMHQV, from the coding sequence TTGAATAAAATTATTCGAAATCTTGTCCATGAAGTTGTTCGGATAAAATCTTCGGGTACGCATTCGATTACCGGAACGCTAATTGACGTTGGAGATGATATCATCGTGCTTTTCAACGGAAAGGAATTTATGTATATCTCCATAGATCATATCCAAAATTTTGACGTGGATCGTGACATTCTAGATGATATCGAATCACCAACTGGATTCCCAAGCATCATTGCGCAAGATACTAATAAAGATTTATCTTTAGAAGAGGTTGTTACGCAAGCGATAGGTACATTTGTTGAAATTTATGTAACAGGCGACCAGCCCTTGTATGGTCATATTACAAGCGTTATGAATGACTATTTTGTTTTCCAATCTCCCGTTTATCAAACGATGTATATTTCATTACATCATCTGAAGTGGCTCATCCCGTATACGCAAATTAAAAAACCTTATGGCTTAGATAATTATCCAATCCCCGTGCAGGCAAATAAGGAGTTATTAGCAAGTGCATTTGATGCCCAAGTGGAAAAGTTTAAAAATAAAATCGTTGTCTTTAATATTAGTGGAAATAAGAGTTACTTGGGGAAGTTAAACGATTTTGAAGATCAAATTATTGAAATCCAAACAGTAAAAACGCATCCCATTTATCTTAACTTTAAACACATCAAAACAATGCACCAAGTGTAG